Proteins encoded within one genomic window of Bacteroidota bacterium:
- a CDS encoding pentapeptide repeat-containing protein, with amino-acid sequence MYEPNAPVSSAALEEENYVSDMANPEHLAILKQGVEEWNKWRDKNRDIQPDLIGANLRGADLSGANLKDTNLFAANLQGADLRWAYLIKANLFESNLSGAKLFRADLSMANFVRANLFRANLCRARLFRTNLSRANLCRSNLQEANLPKSILFGARLVGANLKGADLSEANMNSVDLSGAIIDKDTNLQKTKDVVSGVNGIYSNSTDSAALIVLSPRGDSMLGPSADAVVQSLSRARRYHGFSVGLGIVMLAILIMSPPDAALYNFGNYKTPIERFALFSMIFTAGILSFVKAFLEDALDGTRCLRDRDSAMIVGRFPWILTRFTGHRWDKRALSMVSRTALALHPVIYLFVPRETIAWYDWVLGGVILLFSVWILLLSQQYQRPILFDSKTEFYKKRDLNTLTNQLEELVDEIQNSDQVQKTNVPKQVPPQKNVPQLNPHQRKKIM; translated from the coding sequence TTGTATGAGCCGAATGCGCCTGTGTCATCTGCTGCGCTTGAAGAAGAGAATTATGTGAGCGATATGGCCAACCCAGAACATCTTGCCATTTTAAAGCAAGGCGTTGAGGAATGGAATAAATGGCGGGATAAAAACCGCGATATCCAGCCCGACCTCATCGGCGCAAATCTGCGTGGTGCCGACCTCAGCGGCGCCAACCTTAAAGACACAAATTTGTTTGCTGCGAACCTGCAAGGTGCAGACCTCAGGTGGGCATACCTGATCAAAGCAAACCTGTTTGAATCCAACCTTAGCGGAGCCAAGCTCTTTCGGGCAGACCTCAGCATGGCAAACTTTGTGCGCGCCAACCTCTTTCGCGCCAACCTCTGCAGGGCCCGGCTTTTCAGAACCAACCTGAGCCGCGCCAATCTGTGCAGATCGAATTTGCAAGAAGCCAATCTCCCAAAATCCATTTTATTTGGCGCCCGACTTGTCGGCGCTAACCTGAAAGGGGCCGACCTGAGTGAAGCCAACATGAACAGTGTTGACCTCAGCGGCGCCATTATTGACAAAGACACAAATCTTCAAAAGACCAAAGATGTCGTTTCTGGCGTAAACGGTATTTATTCCAACAGCACCGACTCAGCTGCGCTGATTGTCCTCTCCCCGCGTGGCGACTCCATGCTAGGACCAAGTGCGGATGCTGTTGTCCAGAGCCTTTCGCGTGCAAGGCGTTACCACGGCTTTTCTGTAGGCCTCGGTATCGTAATGCTGGCCATTTTGATCATGAGCCCGCCAGACGCAGCACTCTATAACTTTGGTAACTACAAAACGCCCATTGAACGGTTTGCACTGTTCTCTATGATTTTCACGGCCGGCATCCTCAGCTTTGTCAAAGCCTTTTTGGAAGATGCACTCGATGGCACCCGGTGCCTGCGGGATCGCGACAGCGCCATGATAGTAGGCCGATTCCCATGGATTCTAACCCGCTTCACAGGCCACCGTTGGGACAAACGCGCGTTGTCCATGGTGTCCCGCACTGCACTAGCCTTACATCCGGTCATCTATCTTTTTGTCCCGCGCGAAACCATTGCGTGGTATGACTGGGTGCTGGGAGGTGTTATTTTGTTATTCAGCGTCTGGATATTGTTGTTGTCTCAACAATATCAGCGTCCGATTCTCTTCGACTCTAAAACAGAGTTTTACAAAAAACGCGACCTCAATACGCTTACCAATCAACTGGAAGAGCTGGTTGACGAAATACAAAACAGCGATCAGGTGCAGAAGACAAACGTACCCAAGCAGGTCCCGCCGCAAAAGAACGTTCCGCAGCTCAACCCACACCAACGCAAGAAAATCATGTGA